Below is a window of Plutella xylostella chromosome 15, ilPluXylo3.1, whole genome shotgun sequence DNA.
AGCGAAGCGAAACGTTTTTCATAGTGTAACGTAATCTAAGGTACCAAGACTACCAAGTCAAACTTAAGTCACCTCTCAATTTGATCCGAGGGATAAAACGTGCAATACAAGAAAAGAAAGTGAACATGGGCAATCGGCAACCGGCACGGCAACGCCGAacattacataggtacttgaCCGATAGTACACAATGTACACATCCTACTACAATgccacagacagacacacctattaagtataacgtaagtaggtacaacttACAACCCTGTTTTTCATCAAGTGTGGTACAAAATAATACGAAGTAAAAAATGTGACCTCTGTCGGCCGGCAGCGGCGCAGGGCGGCTGTCAACATCTGCGCGCGCCacccgccgcgcgccgctcgCTGTTTCACACTCCACAACACAAATAGGTATCAATAGACAGGACACTCACGGTTCCGAATGCCCCTTATGTTGACCTCCTGGATCACCCTTTGCCAGGCGGCGTCCTTGATGTGTGCGTCTCGATAGTCGGGATGCTGGGGGTTCCACAAACTGGGCTGTTTCCTCACGGCTTCTATGAATCGCTCCATGTTTGCGGCGGCGGAGAACGCGGTGTGCGCGCGCGGACGGCCGGAGCGGAACTGGTCCGGCGGGCTCGCTCGGCGCCGCTCCTCCCCGCCCCcgctccgccgccgcctctTTCAGCTCGAGCGACTTTGCCCCTCGGTTCCGCCTCGCCTCGCGCCGCTGCGCGCGAGGTTATTGTTCGCTCGGTTTTTTACACGCGCGAGTGCGAAATGCGGGGTGTTATGAAAATTGAATTATGAGTGTGCTGTCTGTATctaaatttgttatttgatGATAGTTTGTGAAAATATCTTCATACTAGTTACTCAGTATTTTTATCTTACGTATTAAATTTTAGTGCTTTCTGGGGTATCAAAAAgttcattttttattgcccaACCTCCCAACCAACACTCTCAACTGAAAAAGGgtatttaattagttttaggGCTTGTTTCACAGGCTACCTGTTGGATAAATTACATcctgtcactctctgtaattaATGTTTTAGACATAATGAATGTATTTACATGCTTTCACTGTCTAAAATGTTGGATAAAACTATCCAACAGGTAACCATTAACCAGACATGTGAAACAAGcccttaattaattattatttagtttttaactGCCCTCCTGAAAGTTACAGCTTGTACAATGGTCCATGCTATGTGAACACATACACATAGAAAATATCCCTATTGATTAAAAAATAagagtaaataattaaatttactaactttttattctCTTTTTAACAACATCTTTGGATAATACACAAGTAGACCAGTGACCACACTGTAAACTGGCATCAAATTCACAGACAAAAGATTTCTTAAAACTATCAAGTTTGGCTATTTCTTCTGGATCAAATCCCAATTGGCCATATTTATTAATCCCAGTGGTCCAAACAGTATTATCTTCCAGAACAATAGCCGAGTGTCTACTTCCACAAGCTATATCCTTTACATTTGTCTCAATAACATTCTCTTCATCATCATAGAGCTCTACTAGGGTTGGAACAGGATAGCTGTTCAAACCTTCTTTTTTTTCATCTCCTCTTCTGATTCCTAGCTGGCCAGTATCATTCCAGCCCCAAGCATAGAGGTCCCCAGACTCACTGAGTGCCAGTGAGTGCCAACCTCCTGCCTTTATCTTTATCACTCTGATGCCGGACAAAGCTTCCACTTCTGTGGGTTCCTCCAAGGTGATCAGGTCCCCATGCCCGAGCTGGCATCTTTTTCCATTTCCCCAAGTGTAGATGTGACCTTTATCAGTCAGCAGAATTCCGTGTTCATAGCCATAGTCTACATCACAGACTCGCCCAATGCAATGGCTTGTGTCAATTTTAGTAAGTGCATCATAGATGGATCCGTCAGATGTGAGCAGTATAAATGAATATGGCGTTGGCACTGCTTTTACTATAACAGTTTCTGTTTTCGGCTTTTTACAAGGTGATTCTTGTTCATTTGTAAATATATCTTCAGATGTATTAATTTTCTTGTACTGCCAGTTCCATGTAGCAACAtcttcaatatttaaaagccaaatatcataagatattttgtttattaggtAAAGCTTTAAGTCATTTCCTGTTAAGATTAAACTGGTATGTTTGTAGCATTTCAGCTGATCAGGGAGCTTCACTTCTGTCAGTGCACTGTCGCTGCCGCACCATGCCCCCGCTAAATAGAATGTatctttaaatataaatatattgtaagaCCAATTTGAGCACAATAGTTGAGCTTCTTTGAGTTTAAAAGAAGAGTTGTATCCTTCCAGGGTAATATCTTGAaactttgaaataaatagtTCAGCACAAGGCCATTGCCCATGAACGTTAGAACCACTTAGCACATACATCTCATTGGATGTCTATGAGTATCAGGGAGgtgttttattatattttaccaattaaattatgaaaataaactaac
It encodes the following:
- the LOC125489600 gene encoding ultraviolet-B receptor UVR8-like yields the protein MYVLSGSNVHGQWPCAELFISKFQDITLEGYNSSFKLKEAQLLCSNWSYNIFIFKDTFYLAGAWCGSDSALTEVKLPDQLKCYKHTSLILTGNDLKLYLINKISYDIWLLNIEDVATWNWQYKKINTSEDIFTNEQESPCKKPKTETVIVKAVPTPYSFILLTSDGSIYDALTKIDTSHCIGRVCDVDYGYEHGILLTDKGHIYTWGNGKRCQLGHGDLITLEEPTEVEALSGIRVIKIKAGGWHSLALSESGDLYAWGWNDTGQLGIRRGDEKKEGLNSYPVPTLVELYDDEENVIETNVKDIACGSRHSAIVLEDNTVWTTGINKYGQLGFDPEEIAKLDSFKKSFVCEFDASLQCGHWSTCVLSKDVVKKRIKIESVGWEVGQ